A portion of the Pseudoxanthomonas sp. JBR18 genome contains these proteins:
- a CDS encoding TonB-dependent receptor, whose protein sequence is MSYASSPRRRLLAVAIGALCASPCAAWAQQSDTSTPPSSVDSTQPAEAPQAAQSATDLDAVTVTGYRYSIEKSLDQKRDANAIVEVVTAEDVGKFPDKNVADALQRVPGVIITRDGGEGKNVSVRGLASDLTLTELNGNYVATAESNGDPTRSFNYTLLPSNMLSSAELFKTPEARLDEGGIGGTVILHTRRPLELESNSGFVSAEGTWADTSDKVDGQFSGSYSWHDKEDRFGVFVGYTSQKRTTRTLGVDTSAWNWYSEDSETHPATDVNGNPSGFESYWWGQSGFNDQNGGSYTDFMMPNVVNFKSEKEERKRKGGQITLQFKPTDNLTVTGNYFRFDLDQDSQTNTLSVPEWNLARYSGDGNWPGGRMLDGLTFDPSGTIVTGAQYSAHQGKTYYCSEPSKEETALTGRQPGGWGPDDCTIPTPWLTGSYNKQKARSQTADIELAWTSERLDIALKGGRTWAKGGPELQMTMPVKPRKPTPETGANTTLNGTGAYTLGNYYTAWDLTGTPSLSVSPELMDNLRNGIGEIDLGSTGSSWTRNSTFQKFAQADFTWRGDVNSWLDSVQFGMKYRDGGTHRSTGNNYWVCNGADPSDYDSRFQAGCDPDASVFQSQFLAADEIGNIAGAFNTNAFPAINYPGYIDYLNQTYGPMQTRQEPNFVYNVGEKIYAAYFQANFRTERLRGNIGLRLVHTDQHVDSTDRVDYYNDYFFDDGAGNPLPCAPGNQPAAGAPEGSGCISGFTTLPDSQKNPASGHISSFAVSSLDRSYVNRLPSLNIAYDLAENWVLRGAASRVMARPGYNSIGKPGGLQYYSEEYVNDRRLIGGGDVAGWYGDGSNKALKPFLANQYDIGLEWYFHPGSVAGVGLFRKNVSNFTLPVTLNLSQTINGQTVTVQNYHTDASGRNAVSEGVELYGQHTLDMGLGFQFNYTYNKTNEAAVSLEDGTEIGKSPLVGSARNQTNFTVYYENNALLLRASYNRRGEVVDGLVSGLNVYEAPYTQIDLNAAYNFTPSLSLAASILNVTKEETRTYLGNDTKARFDSNGYAGRVAYMSVTYKF, encoded by the coding sequence ATGAGTTACGCATCGTCACCGCGGCGCCGTCTGCTGGCGGTCGCCATTGGCGCCTTGTGCGCAAGCCCGTGCGCTGCCTGGGCGCAGCAGTCCGACACGTCGACGCCGCCGTCGTCGGTCGACAGCACGCAGCCGGCCGAGGCACCGCAGGCCGCACAGAGCGCCACCGATCTGGATGCGGTCACCGTCACTGGCTATCGCTATTCGATCGAGAAGAGCCTGGACCAGAAGCGCGACGCCAACGCGATCGTGGAAGTGGTCACGGCCGAGGACGTCGGCAAGTTCCCCGACAAGAACGTGGCCGACGCGCTGCAGCGCGTGCCCGGTGTGATCATCACGCGCGACGGTGGCGAGGGGAAGAACGTCAGCGTGCGCGGCCTGGCCTCGGACCTGACCCTGACCGAGTTGAATGGCAACTACGTGGCGACCGCCGAGTCCAACGGCGATCCCACCCGCTCGTTCAACTACACCCTGCTGCCGTCCAACATGCTGTCCAGCGCGGAGCTGTTCAAGACGCCGGAGGCGCGACTGGACGAAGGCGGCATCGGTGGCACGGTGATCCTGCACACGCGCCGGCCGCTGGAGCTGGAGTCCAACAGCGGCTTCGTGTCCGCAGAAGGGACCTGGGCCGACACCAGCGACAAGGTCGACGGACAGTTCTCAGGCTCGTACTCCTGGCATGACAAGGAAGACCGCTTCGGCGTCTTCGTCGGCTATACCAGCCAGAAGCGCACCACGCGCACCCTGGGTGTCGATACCAGCGCCTGGAACTGGTACAGCGAGGACAGCGAGACCCATCCGGCGACCGACGTCAACGGCAATCCGTCCGGCTTCGAAAGCTACTGGTGGGGGCAGTCCGGCTTCAACGACCAGAACGGCGGCTCCTACACCGATTTCATGATGCCCAACGTCGTCAACTTCAAGTCCGAGAAGGAGGAGCGCAAGCGCAAGGGTGGCCAGATCACGCTGCAGTTCAAGCCGACCGACAACCTGACCGTCACCGGCAACTACTTCCGCTTCGACCTGGACCAGGACTCGCAGACCAATACCTTGTCGGTCCCGGAATGGAACCTGGCGCGTTATTCCGGTGACGGCAACTGGCCAGGCGGACGCATGCTCGATGGCTTGACCTTCGATCCAAGCGGGACGATCGTCACGGGGGCGCAGTACAGCGCGCACCAAGGCAAGACGTATTACTGCAGTGAACCCTCGAAGGAAGAGACCGCCCTGACCGGGAGACAGCCGGGAGGCTGGGGGCCGGACGATTGCACCATCCCCACACCGTGGCTGACCGGCTCTTACAACAAGCAGAAGGCCCGCTCCCAGACCGCGGACATCGAGCTGGCCTGGACCAGCGAGCGACTGGACATCGCCCTCAAGGGCGGTCGGACCTGGGCCAAGGGGGGGCCGGAACTGCAGATGACCATGCCGGTCAAGCCGCGCAAACCGACTCCCGAGACTGGCGCGAACACCACGCTCAATGGCACCGGCGCCTATACGCTGGGCAATTACTACACCGCGTGGGACCTGACCGGGACGCCGTCGCTGAGCGTGTCGCCCGAGCTCATGGACAACCTGCGTAATGGCATCGGCGAGATCGACCTGGGTTCGACCGGGTCGTCGTGGACGCGCAACAGCACCTTCCAGAAGTTCGCGCAGGCGGATTTCACCTGGCGTGGCGATGTGAACAGCTGGCTGGACTCGGTGCAGTTCGGCATGAAGTACCGCGATGGTGGCACCCATCGCAGCACTGGCAACAACTACTGGGTGTGCAACGGTGCCGATCCGAGCGATTACGACAGCCGCTTCCAAGCCGGCTGCGATCCGGACGCCTCGGTGTTCCAGTCCCAGTTCCTGGCTGCCGATGAGATCGGCAACATCGCCGGTGCCTTCAACACCAACGCGTTCCCTGCGATCAACTATCCGGGCTACATCGACTATCTCAACCAGACCTACGGGCCGATGCAGACCCGGCAGGAGCCAAACTTCGTCTACAACGTGGGTGAGAAGATCTACGCGGCCTACTTCCAGGCCAACTTCCGCACCGAGCGCCTGCGCGGCAACATCGGACTGCGCCTTGTGCACACCGACCAGCACGTGGATTCGACTGATCGCGTCGACTACTACAACGACTACTTCTTCGACGACGGGGCGGGCAATCCCCTGCCCTGCGCGCCGGGTAACCAGCCAGCCGCCGGTGCGCCGGAAGGATCGGGCTGCATCAGCGGCTTCACGACCCTGCCTGACAGCCAGAAGAACCCGGCCAGCGGCCATATCTCTTCGTTTGCCGTCAGTTCGCTGGATCGCAGTTACGTCAACCGCCTGCCGAGCCTCAACATCGCCTATGACTTGGCCGAAAACTGGGTGCTTCGTGGCGCTGCATCCCGTGTCATGGCGCGGCCGGGCTATAACTCGATCGGTAAGCCGGGCGGCCTGCAGTACTACAGCGAGGAATACGTGAATGATCGTCGCCTGATCGGCGGTGGCGACGTCGCAGGCTGGTATGGCGACGGAAGCAACAAGGCGCTCAAGCCATTTCTCGCCAATCAGTACGACATTGGCCTGGAGTGGTATTTCCACCCGGGTTCGGTCGCGGGCGTGGGCCTGTTCCGCAAGAATGTCAGCAACTTCACCTTGCCGGTCACCCTGAACCTCTCGCAGACCATCAATGGCCAGACGGTTACTGTGCAGAACTACCACACCGACGCCAGCGGCCGTAATGCGGTGTCCGAGGGTGTGGAACTCTATGGTCAGCACACGCTCGACATGGGCCTGGGCTTCCAGTTCAACTACACCTACAACAAGACCAACGAAGCGGCGGTCTCGCTGGAGGACGGGACCGAGATCGGCAAGTCGCCGTTGGTGGGCAGTGCCCGGAACCAGACCAATTTCACCGTGTATTACGAGAACAACGCGCTGCTGCTGCGGGCCTCGTACAACCGTCGCGGCGAGGTGGTCGATGGCCTGGTCAGTGGCTTGAACGTCTACGAAGCACCGTACACCCAGATCGACCTCAACGCAGCCTACAACTTCACGCCTTCGCTGAGTCTGGCGGCCTCCATCCTCAATGTGACCAAGGAAGAGACGCGGACCTACCTGGGCAACGACACCAAGGCGCGTTTCGACTCCAACGGCTATGCGGGCCGGGTGGCGTACATGAGTGTGACCTACAAGTTCTAA
- a CDS encoding GH92 family glycosyl hydrolase translates to MARPASSGVDLPAQVNTFIGTRDEGNTFPGASAPFGMIQVSPIGSHYAGWRDGDERIRGFGHSFLSGAGCWEQGGQVSVLPVTGTIGPGGDFDTAKTDVFDQTKYGARYAQTGSTGQAGDYRVKLTDYGGIQVETTALTRASGERYTYPASAGEGHVLINVGQANQKHRVIGSEVHVVGDRAVEGKITTLSFCGGHQYATWFRIEYSRPFKAFGVWGQAGGTPGARDSMESEYEPLNGAWVSFDTSKDKAVTAITAISHVDQAGARANLRADGMQDGKLRRFDPMREAARTQWQQALSKIQIDGGSKDERTVFYTALYHALLQPTTGNDADGRYRGYDDAIHEAKDWTYYEFFSLWDTYRSQNQLLALIEPERAHDIGRSLLAIDAQNGWLPRWGYANFDTNTMTGDPVTPFLVDLWRYGALKGLEPQAWNALRKNAWGVPPFQARSEGRAGNVNYLEHGFVFFDRTFPAKGMDVDPQNGGSATMEYALGDCALSLMAGTLGHDADAATLRKRGGNWRSVWDPDLHEAESGYQGFPRPRLRDASWFAPPTGTYSPRSHYGFHEGTAWQYQWLVPQDIDGLAQAMGGRAAMGKRLDDFFAYDQLVADPLHAARKAWVGGPYSYYGQYRYNPNNEPTMHVPALYSLIGQPWKTATVLSAVQTLFTNASNGVTGNDDLGTMSAFYLFSTLGISPLMPGTGDMLLHPPRFASARIDLGNGRTLTVRGDGTAGDASPRYVQGVRFNGKPQSAVWMDVDVLKQGGTLDYQLSTTPDPHGWGTSEAAAPAAACPVG, encoded by the coding sequence ATGGCCCGGCCCGCCTCATCCGGCGTGGACCTGCCCGCACAGGTCAATACCTTCATCGGCACGCGCGACGAGGGCAACACGTTCCCTGGGGCATCGGCGCCCTTCGGCATGATTCAGGTCAGCCCGATCGGCTCGCACTACGCGGGCTGGCGCGACGGCGACGAGCGTATCCGCGGCTTCGGCCATTCCTTCCTGTCCGGCGCCGGTTGCTGGGAACAAGGCGGCCAGGTCTCCGTGCTGCCGGTCACCGGCACGATCGGCCCAGGCGGCGACTTCGATACCGCCAAGACCGATGTGTTCGATCAGACCAAGTACGGCGCGCGCTACGCGCAGACTGGCTCCACCGGCCAGGCCGGTGACTACCGCGTCAAGCTGACCGACTACGGCGGCATCCAGGTGGAAACCACGGCGCTGACCCGTGCCTCGGGCGAACGCTATACCTATCCGGCCTCCGCCGGCGAAGGCCACGTGCTGATCAACGTCGGCCAGGCCAACCAGAAGCACCGTGTGATCGGCAGCGAGGTCCACGTGGTCGGCGATCGCGCGGTCGAAGGCAAGATCACCACGCTGAGCTTCTGCGGCGGGCACCAGTACGCGACGTGGTTTCGGATCGAATACAGCCGCCCGTTCAAGGCCTTTGGCGTGTGGGGGCAGGCCGGCGGCACCCCGGGCGCGCGCGACAGCATGGAGAGCGAGTACGAGCCGCTCAACGGCGCCTGGGTGAGCTTCGATACGTCCAAGGACAAGGCCGTCACCGCGATCACCGCGATCTCGCACGTCGACCAGGCCGGCGCGCGCGCCAACCTGCGCGCCGACGGCATGCAGGACGGCAAGCTGCGCCGGTTCGATCCGATGCGCGAGGCGGCACGCACGCAATGGCAGCAGGCGCTCTCGAAGATCCAGATCGACGGTGGCAGCAAGGATGAGCGCACCGTGTTCTATACCGCGCTATACCACGCACTGCTGCAACCCACCACCGGCAACGATGCCGACGGTCGCTATCGCGGTTACGACGATGCGATCCACGAGGCCAAGGACTGGACCTATTACGAGTTCTTCTCGCTGTGGGACACCTACCGCTCGCAGAACCAACTGCTGGCCCTGATCGAGCCCGAGCGCGCGCATGACATCGGCCGCAGCCTGCTGGCCATCGATGCCCAGAACGGCTGGCTGCCACGCTGGGGCTACGCCAATTTCGACACCAACACCATGACCGGCGACCCGGTGACGCCGTTCCTGGTGGACCTGTGGCGCTATGGCGCGCTGAAGGGCCTGGAGCCGCAGGCGTGGAACGCGCTGCGCAAGAATGCCTGGGGCGTGCCGCCTTTCCAGGCGCGCTCGGAAGGCCGCGCCGGCAACGTCAACTACCTGGAGCACGGCTTCGTGTTCTTCGACCGCACCTTCCCTGCCAAGGGCATGGATGTGGATCCGCAGAACGGCGGCTCGGCGACCATGGAATACGCGCTGGGCGACTGCGCACTGTCGCTGATGGCCGGCACGCTCGGCCACGATGCGGATGCCGCGACGCTGCGCAAGCGCGGCGGCAACTGGCGCAGCGTGTGGGATCCGGACCTGCACGAGGCCGAATCGGGCTATCAGGGCTTCCCGCGCCCACGGCTGCGCGACGCGAGCTGGTTTGCGCCGCCGACCGGCACCTACAGCCCGCGCTCGCATTACGGCTTCCACGAGGGCACGGCCTGGCAGTACCAGTGGCTGGTACCGCAGGACATCGACGGCCTGGCTCAAGCCATGGGCGGACGCGCCGCGATGGGCAAGCGTCTGGATGACTTCTTCGCCTACGACCAGCTGGTGGCCGATCCGCTGCATGCCGCGCGCAAGGCCTGGGTGGGCGGCCCGTACAGCTACTACGGCCAGTACCGCTATAACCCCAACAACGAGCCCACCATGCACGTGCCGGCGCTGTACAGCCTGATCGGCCAGCCGTGGAAGACCGCCACGGTGCTGTCCGCCGTGCAGACGCTCTTCACCAACGCGTCCAATGGCGTCACCGGCAACGACGACCTGGGCACCATGTCGGCGTTCTACCTGTTCAGCACCCTGGGTATCTCCCCGCTGATGCCGGGGACCGGCGACATGCTCCTGCACCCGCCGCGCTTCGCCAGCGCCCGGATCGACCTGGGCAACGGCCGCACCCTCACCGTGCGCGGCGACGGCACCGCCGGCGACGCCAGCCCGCGCTACGTGCAGGGCGTGCGCTTCAATGGCAAGCCGCAGTCGGCGGTGTGGATGGACGTGGACGTGCTCAAGCAGGGCGGCACGCTGGACTACCAGCTCAGCACCACGCCCGATCCGCATGGGTGGGGCACGTCCGAAGCAGCCGCCCCCGCGGCGGCCTGCCCGGTCGGTTGA
- a CDS encoding GH92 family glycosyl hydrolase: MIDATRATRATARRFTALGHRPAFAVLACALLACLPLTPSGSALAQTISKDAVDLADPLVGTAPLDRPALIGNAPPPGEALYSGMTSPGARLPHSATEAAPVNANLDLSYPAGVPEPYHYPNPTMFAFTGGGGPTYGGRAQPMIMPVVGDWSVPPAYTPAYYDKQHETASPGYYAVTLDTFQTRVELTATARTTLMRFTFPESQRSNVIVNLRRDGGQVEIVGDHTLRGVASPHGDREPTEGRYFVAEFSRAFSAFGSFHANPDDPGWGIGGKTVIPAGHNAEGSYAGGYVTFQTQAGDQVLVKLAHGHSYAEAEQRLREEDPGWDFDRVRGQARAAWANLFDKVQVSGGTPAQRRMFYSTLFQSFASPRLIARTGERFTDAAGKERIATHDRYGPVPFWDTGRNQIVLMMLLEPDVVQDVMRSELEMAQEQGYMNTSFHGDHAALLYDGAWQRGIAFDYAAAYSYLLKNATDPKGPRHFLDEYDTQGWIADIVPEGNPSPPYAGGKAGVATTLEYAWDDHALADIARRLGRQEDAQRFSARAANYRNVFDASTGFMRGRTADGTWISPFDPGEPYYNFMMKEASGWSTLWLVPHDVQGLIDLLGGREAFNAKLNAFFSTPYTPKGICRDCTGLIGQYVHGNQPDQQAPYLYAWSGQPWKTQALVPRILTDMYGSDASGNGYAGMDDQGATSSWYVLSAMGFYPVDPASGVYIIGSPVFDDVRLRMGNGKTLELVARNASPAHPYIQSATLNGKPWTKPWFRHSDIANGGRFEFVMGPAPNTHWGAAPEDAPPSMSQATH, encoded by the coding sequence ATGATCGATGCCACGCGCGCAACACGCGCCACTGCACGCAGGTTCACCGCTTTAGGTCATCGTCCCGCATTCGCGGTGCTGGCCTGTGCCTTGCTGGCATGTCTGCCGCTGACGCCATCGGGATCGGCGTTGGCGCAGACGATCTCGAAGGATGCAGTCGATCTGGCCGATCCGCTGGTCGGCACCGCGCCGCTGGATCGCCCCGCGCTGATCGGCAATGCCCCGCCGCCTGGCGAGGCGCTGTACTCCGGCATGACCTCGCCCGGGGCCCGCCTGCCGCACAGCGCGACCGAGGCCGCGCCGGTCAATGCCAACCTCGACCTGAGCTATCCGGCGGGCGTCCCAGAGCCCTACCACTATCCCAACCCGACCATGTTCGCGTTCACCGGCGGCGGCGGTCCCACCTACGGGGGACGTGCCCAGCCGATGATCATGCCGGTCGTGGGCGACTGGAGCGTACCGCCGGCGTACACGCCGGCTTATTACGACAAACAGCACGAGACCGCCTCCCCCGGCTACTACGCGGTAACACTGGACACCTTCCAGACCCGGGTGGAACTGACCGCCACGGCGCGCACCACGCTGATGCGCTTCACCTTCCCCGAAAGCCAGCGCTCGAACGTGATCGTCAACCTGCGCCGCGACGGTGGGCAGGTGGAAATCGTCGGTGACCACACCCTGCGCGGCGTCGCATCGCCACACGGCGACCGCGAGCCGACCGAGGGCCGTTACTTCGTGGCGGAGTTCTCGCGTGCGTTCTCGGCGTTCGGCAGCTTCCACGCCAACCCGGACGACCCGGGCTGGGGAATCGGCGGCAAGACGGTGATCCCGGCGGGGCACAACGCCGAGGGAAGCTACGCCGGTGGCTATGTCACCTTCCAAACGCAGGCCGGCGACCAGGTGCTGGTGAAGCTCGCGCATGGCCACAGCTATGCCGAAGCCGAGCAGCGTCTGCGCGAGGAAGACCCAGGCTGGGACTTCGATCGCGTGCGCGGCCAGGCCCGCGCCGCCTGGGCCAATCTGTTCGACAAGGTGCAGGTCAGTGGCGGCACGCCCGCGCAGCGCAGGATGTTCTATTCCACGCTGTTCCAGTCGTTCGCCAGCCCGCGCCTGATTGCCCGCACCGGCGAGCGCTTCACCGATGCGGCAGGCAAGGAGCGGATCGCCACGCACGACCGCTACGGGCCGGTGCCGTTCTGGGATACCGGCCGCAACCAGATCGTCCTGATGATGTTGCTTGAACCGGACGTGGTGCAGGACGTCATGCGCTCGGAGCTGGAGATGGCCCAGGAACAGGGCTACATGAACACCTCCTTCCACGGCGACCACGCGGCGCTGCTCTACGACGGGGCCTGGCAACGCGGCATTGCGTTCGACTATGCGGCCGCCTACTCCTACCTGCTCAAGAACGCGACCGACCCCAAGGGCCCGCGCCACTTCCTGGACGAATACGACACGCAGGGCTGGATCGCCGATATCGTCCCGGAAGGAAATCCCAGCCCGCCCTACGCCGGCGGCAAGGCAGGCGTGGCGACCACCCTGGAATACGCCTGGGACGACCATGCACTGGCCGACATCGCCAGGCGTCTGGGCCGGCAGGAGGACGCGCAGCGTTTCAGCGCGCGCGCGGCGAACTATCGCAACGTCTTCGACGCCTCGACCGGATTCATGCGCGGCAGGACCGCCGACGGCACCTGGATCTCGCCCTTCGATCCGGGCGAGCCGTACTACAACTTCATGATGAAGGAGGCCTCGGGCTGGTCGACGCTGTGGCTGGTCCCTCACGACGTGCAGGGCCTCATCGACCTGCTCGGCGGGCGCGAGGCCTTCAACGCCAAGCTCAATGCGTTCTTCTCCACGCCCTACACGCCCAAGGGCATCTGCCGCGACTGCACCGGCCTGATCGGACAATACGTGCACGGCAACCAGCCCGACCAGCAGGCGCCGTATCTGTACGCCTGGAGCGGACAGCCGTGGAAGACGCAGGCCCTGGTGCCCCGCATCCTGACCGACATGTACGGCAGCGACGCCAGTGGCAACGGCTATGCGGGCATGGACGACCAGGGCGCCACGTCGTCGTGGTACGTGCTCAGCGCGATGGGCTTTTATCCGGTCGATCCGGCCAGCGGGGTCTACATCATCGGCAGCCCGGTGTTCGACGACGTCCGGCTGCGCATGGGCAACGGCAAGACGCTGGAACTGGTCGCCCGCAATGCCTCGCCAGCTCATCCCTACATCCAGTCGGCCACGTTGAACGGCAAACCCTGGACCAAGCCCTGGTTCCGCCACAGCGACATCGCCAACGGCGGCCGCTTCGAGTTCGTCATGGGCCCGGCGCCGAATACACACTGGGGCGCCGCACCGGAGGACGCGCCGCCCTCCATGTCGCAAGCCACGCACTGA
- the mdoH gene encoding glucans biosynthesis glucosyltransferase MdoH, producing MSIGPKVEITVSDEARAYEQMPPEHRLDMPVQSLRQGKLKTPPMPSSPPNMVARRIYIFGGTAAITLAGLFQMMRVMATDGLGVLEVVFLAFFTLLFAWVALSFVSAFAGFMLIVTRRRRRLGLRPEDPLPAPSVRTALLMPTYNEEPQRLMAGLQAIYESVRETGYLEQFDFFILSDTTRGAIRMEEVAEFHRLRERLGGAPNLYYRHRADNRERKAGNIAEWVRRFGGAYPQMLILDADSLMTGDTIVRLAWGLETHPDVGLIQSLPLIVNGSTLFARMQQFAGRVYGPVIAHGVAWWHGTESNYWGHNAVIRTKAFADHCGLPELEGVRPFNGHVLSHDFVEAALIRRGGWACHMTPALGGSFEEGPPSLTDLLVRDRRWCQGNLQHVGVLPTRGMHWISRTHFLIGIGHYLTAPMWALMMLIGIAIPLDQSGVLVSLQDLAHFSPVDYWRSLDPERIVWVFGATMFALFAPKVMGYLAVLADGKVRRGCGGAARMIVSIVIESVLAALMAPIVMYVQSRGVAEVLAGKDSGWDAQRRDDGSMPWSTLTLRYGGLSLFGVMMGAAAYFVSPALLAWMSPVIIGLVFSIPIVALTSARGPGQFLRRLRLLSIPEETRPPAILVRAGRLRQKIEEEAEAASEGATQ from the coding sequence ATCAGCATCGGCCCCAAGGTCGAGATCACCGTCAGCGACGAAGCCCGCGCCTACGAGCAGATGCCGCCGGAACATCGGCTGGACATGCCGGTCCAGTCCCTGCGCCAAGGCAAGCTGAAAACGCCCCCGATGCCGTCCTCGCCGCCGAACATGGTCGCCCGGCGCATCTACATCTTCGGCGGCACCGCGGCGATCACGCTGGCGGGCCTGTTCCAGATGATGCGGGTCATGGCCACCGATGGGCTCGGCGTCCTGGAGGTGGTGTTCCTCGCATTCTTCACCCTGCTGTTCGCCTGGGTGGCGTTGTCCTTCGTCAGTGCGTTCGCCGGGTTCATGCTGATCGTCACCCGCCGCCGGCGCCGCCTGGGCCTGCGTCCGGAGGATCCGCTGCCTGCCCCCTCCGTGCGCACCGCACTGCTGATGCCCACCTACAACGAGGAGCCGCAGCGGCTGATGGCCGGCCTGCAGGCGATCTACGAGTCGGTGCGCGAAACCGGGTATCTGGAGCAGTTCGACTTCTTCATCCTCTCGGACACCACGCGTGGCGCCATCCGCATGGAGGAGGTGGCCGAGTTCCACCGCCTGCGCGAGCGCCTGGGCGGCGCGCCGAACCTGTACTACCGCCATCGCGCGGACAACCGCGAGCGCAAGGCCGGCAATATCGCCGAGTGGGTACGCCGCTTTGGCGGCGCCTATCCGCAGATGCTGATCCTGGACGCAGACAGCCTGATGACCGGCGACACCATCGTGCGCCTGGCCTGGGGCCTGGAAACCCACCCCGATGTGGGGCTGATCCAATCGCTGCCGCTGATCGTCAACGGCAGCACCTTATTCGCGCGGATGCAGCAGTTCGCCGGTCGCGTGTACGGGCCGGTGATCGCCCATGGCGTGGCTTGGTGGCACGGCACCGAGAGCAACTACTGGGGGCATAACGCCGTCATCCGCACCAAGGCATTCGCCGATCACTGTGGACTGCCCGAGTTGGAGGGCGTGCGGCCCTTCAACGGCCATGTGCTGAGTCATGACTTCGTTGAGGCCGCGTTGATCCGCCGCGGCGGCTGGGCCTGTCACATGACGCCCGCGCTGGGCGGCAGCTTCGAGGAAGGCCCGCCGTCGCTGACCGACCTGCTGGTGCGTGACCGCCGCTGGTGCCAGGGCAACCTGCAGCATGTGGGCGTGCTGCCGACCCGCGGCATGCACTGGATCAGCCGCACCCATTTCCTGATCGGCATCGGCCATTACCTCACCGCGCCGATGTGGGCCTTGATGATGCTGATCGGCATCGCGATCCCGCTGGACCAGTCGGGCGTGCTGGTGAGCCTGCAGGACCTGGCGCATTTTTCGCCGGTCGATTATTGGCGTTCACTCGATCCCGAGCGCATTGTCTGGGTATTCGGCGCGACGATGTTCGCCCTGTTTGCGCCGAAAGTGATGGGTTATCTGGCGGTGCTGGCCGATGGCAAGGTCCGGCGTGGCTGCGGCGGCGCGGCGCGGATGATCGTCAGCATCGTGATCGAAAGCGTGCTGGCCGCGTTGATGGCGCCGATCGTCATGTACGTACAGTCGCGCGGCGTGGCCGAGGTACTGGCCGGCAAGGATTCGGGCTGGGACGCGCAGCGTCGCGATGACGGCTCCATGCCGTGGTCCACGCTGACCCTGCGCTACGGCGGTCTGTCCCTGTTCGGCGTGATGATGGGCGCGGCGGCGTATTTTGTTTCACCCGCGCTGCTGGCCTGGATGTCGCCGGTGATCATTGGGCTGGTGTTCTCCATCCCGATCGTGGCCCTGACCTCCGCACGCGGCCCGGGGCAGTTCCTGCGCCGGCTGCGCCTGCTCAGCATTCCCGAAGAAACGCGCCCGCCCGCGATCCTGGTGCGCGCCGGTCGCCTGCGCCAAAAGATCGAGGAAGAGGCGGAAGCGGCGTCGGAAGGTGCCACGCAATAA